GGTGAAAATTACCAAGGGGGTGAAAAGCAGTTTTggggaggccaaaaaaaaagagtagatattatGGTGGTTTGTGACCCTCCAAAGGGCCACCATACAAAAACAGACATGCAGTGTATTTGCAGTATTAACATTTCATGGCGGAGGTGCAGTTAGGGAAAAAATGTCTAAAACAGCTTGTTGAGGGTGAGGGGGTGATAATAAAAAAAAGGCTGAGGAACTGTGATGTAAACTCTGTGGTGCCCATGGAACTTTTTGATGTTTGTCAATGATTCTTCTGTTCTCAGACATGTTAGACAACTCATTTGTCTAGCACAGTGTCTACTCATGGCTTCATTTGTCTGCCCATCTTCCCCAAGGCCCTAAATGACCATGTTTTGCCCCTTTAAACTCTTCTCTTCAAGCTACAGCTAACTGCATTAGGGTGGACGCAAGCAAAGACCGGTTAAGGCATAGATTGGCCAGTGAGTGAACGGGAAGCCTGGCTGCACTCACTCCCTCTCATCAGACTTCTGTGGTGCTGTTCTGTATTGGTATAATGTCTCCTCCACTTCTCCCTTTGAGATGACCTGAGTGGGTATCAAAAGAGCCCAGGTTATGACATCTCCTCAGTCAAGATGCTTTTAATCTCATTTGAGTGAGATTGAATTTAATTGAATGAAGATGGAAGAGAAATTTATTTGAATCATTAGCTCTTTGTCCCtcatatatttatcatatattagTTAAGGGAGGGCTTTCCTGTACATTGTAGGTTTAGCAGCactccaggcccctccccagtAGATTCCAGAAACACCCCCCTCCCAAAgcgtgacaaccaaaaatgtctctaggcATTGCCAAATGTCCACTGGGGGGCAAAGTCACCTCTGGTTGAGAACTACAGATATTGAGAAACTAGAATATCAGAAAATTATCAATCTCCTAATGGTATCATTATGATCAGAAATGCCATAAAGGGTTTGTGATCTGCTGGTAAACATCACCTTAATAAGGATGTTACCAGAAATTATGGAAGACAGTCCTTGAGAGCCAAGACCAGTGTTGTTACCAAGATATTCACAGCTAACAATTGTGAGCAGCAGATGCTTTCTAAGCATGTTCCATAGATTAACTCATTAGTTCATTAGTTCTCCTGGCAACTCCAAGGAGTTGGTACTACTATTATTCTACCCACCTAAGGTAAGGAAACCTGAGACATGAGATGTTAAGGGACTTGCTGAGGTCACCCAACTAGTGATAGCAAAGTCACCCAGGCAACCCagttctagagcccatgttctttttaaatttgttttaatttatttatttttggctgtgttgggtcttcgttgctgtgcacgggctttctctagttgtggcaagcaggggctactcttcattgcggtgtgcaggcttctcatcatggtggcttctcttgttgcagagcacaggctctaggcgcgtgggcttcagtagttgtggcacacaggctcagtagttgtggctcgcgggctctagagcacatgctcactagttgtggcgcacgggcttagttgctctgcggcatgtgggatcttcccagaccagggctcgaacccatgtcccctgcattggcaggcagattcccaaccactgcgccactggggaagcccccaATTAGGCATTTCAGGCCATTATGTTTTCTCTAGACATGAAGGAGCTCATTCCCCAAACCTAATTAGTAGCCCTGAGAAATTTAGATCAAATTCATCCCTCATCTATGTTCAAACTTATCCTTAGatcccatgcagctcaataggcTTGGGAGGCACACAAATGCCTTCCTATTTTGGGGGTTGGGTGCTGGAACAGATATCTCCAAAGTGGAAAGGCTGTTTTGCAGAACACAGTCCTCTATACACATCGTGGGTTCTCAGCTCCCCGAATTCCCCATGTTTCATAACTGAATGTACTGCCACTCGCGTCCCTGAACTCTGGTGCCAGCCACCTGAGCGCTTCAATAGGAGATGTTCCATTGCTCTCTAAATCTCGCTCAGCACTGGGtcagagttttatttatttatttatttattttaaagttgaggAGTTTATTAGGGAAATATGAAAGGTTAAGACACCCCAAGTGACAgaaagaaaactctgaaaatgtCCCTTTTCAAGCCAAGTGGAGGCCTGGCCTTGACCTTCCCAAAAGGACAAGAAACTGGTGGGTTAGCAGCAGCGTTCTCTGGCAGCCACCTCACCAGGGCTCCTCAGCCAGGAGTGCTCCCCACCCCCGGCCAAAGGTGGGGAGGAGACAGACTATTTATAGAAGCAATGCAGAGGCAATGCGAGCCATAAGgaaaggatgagagagagagagagagagagagagagagagagagaaaggtggggAGGACCTGGACAGAGTCCCAGGCTTTTGGCTCTTAGCGCCTCACATGTGTTGACAGGTAGTTGTACAAAGTGTCACTGAAGAGGTAAAGTGCCTAATGTTGTTTCTGAGAGTTCCCCTGGATTCCTCCCCACACGCCACATCACACTGCTGGGTGTACATGGCGGAGCCCAAAGGTcacatttttgaaataaagaaaaacaagaataagcCCTGTTAATCtttaaggagagaggaaggagctgAAGACTGCTGGGGCCTTTCCCACGAGGCCTTTTTGTTCTGTAAAAGCAACTTCccagcagcagcatagcacagttATAGGTGAGGGTCTCACCGTTTGTCACCCTCCCTTCATTCGTTGTCCTCTATCCTCTGTTCAAGAGCTGTCCATTTCTCGTTTAGTGTTGCGAGTCTTGAACGACAAGACCTATGAAACGAGTTGAGAAAGTCTGCGAAAATGCTGCTGGTGATGACCTCAATGTACTCCCAGTTCGCCCAGTCCTGGCGAATCTCCCGCTGCACGGGATCCTCTTGTCCCACCATGGCTGCTGCCTAAGGAAGCGCGGCTAGGTCAGAGTTTTAGAGGTTATATAGCATGATTTCATACTGCACAGTTTTATGGTATATAAAAGTGCCATTATAGTATTGTTATATATTCTCTAAACTCTTTTGGGCGGGGTGCAATTTGAGGTTAAGGATAAGATGCtacaaacaaatagaaattaatttagACCAgaactgtccaatagaacttttgcagtgatggaaatgaTTTATATCTGTGCTGTCtagtacagtagccactagccacacgttgctattgagtacttgaaagatggctagtgcaactgaagaactgaactttattttaattttcgcTTATTTAAATCTGAACAGCTGCCGGTGACTCCTATATTGGGTAGTGTATAGGCTTTCTTTCAAGAGGATGGCTACTAGCTATCTGGACCTCATCTGACTTAGGACTTGGAATATAGGAAATTTAAAGCTGTTTTAAAGTAGATCTTAAATAAGATCCTGAGATTTCCATGTGGCTAGTCTTATTCCTTGTCTTGGGATGGGTGACTCttttggagatggaaaagcaagcaGCTCTGTACTCCAGCATCCCACAGAGATGGTTCCTAAGGAAGTTGCTAACTTTAAGACAATTCAGGTAGAGGCTGAAATTTCAGAGGGGAAATCAGAGATGGTCGAGTCTTTCACTGTCTCTCCCCCTCACTGGCCCTCTTCACTCTGTTTGCACCCTCACCTACTGCCCTGGCCTTATTTTCAACGTTGGGGAAATTttcatagttttggaaggtttgGAGAGGCAAGAAGCATTTGCCTGGGAGATTCTAGGCTCTCGAGGAGGGTCTAGAGTGGCTTGGGTTTAGGTATTAGAATAAATTCACTCCTTTAAATCCCATATAAATTAACATCAAAGATCCAGCTGGCAAAGGTGCCTACTCAAGCATCTCAGGTGGTGGTGCAGCCCAAGAGCTACTCAGCGGAATGGAGTGGGAGAATTCCCATCTGACATCAAGGGAGCTTTGTGACGTGAGGACCATGTCAAAAGTGGGCGTGGGAACaaaaggaaagatgaaataatgGTATCTCTCAGAATTGAATAAAGTGAAATGTTTGGAAAGTCAGGACCCAGAGGTTCACGGAGTTCCAGACATACACAGACCTTCTTATTCCTTCCAACCTGAGGACAGCACCTGTGTCAGGAGTAAGTGCTTAGACACTTGGCATGTGCTGAAAAGTCACCTGTCTTGGAGCAAGAAGGCAAAGAGTGCTGCTGCCCAGGGCAAGGTGTACCATTGTCAGGCTGGCTGTGGAAGAGTTACACAGAGTCAACTGATAAACATACAGAATCCCAGCCTCTCCTGGGAGATTCCATTTCCAGCAGATCTGAGGTAGGGCGTGGCAAAACACATCTTtaacaggtgattctgatacacaaaCTAGATCTGGGGAATCCTGCAAAGATTGGGGGAAACAACTTTTCTTGTTAGGGGAGGTGATCAGGAAGAGCTGAAGAGCACCAATCGTATTATAACCGAGGTCCTCTGACTGAGGTATGAGATTAAAAGAACTCCAGAACCTAGAGTGATACACCTGGTATTATTATAGCTTACGCTGCACACAAGAAAGGGCTTAGCTGCTAGCTGTCTACTTTCTACAAATTCTTGAGAGGGCAGTGTATCGATCAGTATTGATCAGTTTAGACTTAGTCCATCATCTGAACCAAACACtgtcttaacatttttttctatgtgtgGGTGATTGATAAtaacaaaagtattttttttaaatctataaagatgagaatatatatatatatatatatatatatatatatgtataactgaatcactttgcaatacacctgaaaccaacacaacattgtgaatcaactatatttcaataaaaactttttaaaaattaaaaaatgaaatattccagtcaaaaaaatctgtaaagacGTTTAGGCTCTTAGTTAGGATCCCATAAGAATGAGCATTTACTACTAAGCAATTAGAAAGCATAAAAATGTACACTCCAAACAGAATCTTATTTTGGAATTTTAGTGTTAACAGATGGCAGCTTCACAGGTTAAAATAGGAAAACACTGAGGGGAACTAACTGATGTCCAAATTGGTCCCAGCCATCCCGTGAAGTTAAAAGCTTCCTCTCTTGTGCAGAGATTTTGTTCCATATTTGTGGTAATGGATAGCTGTGATGGCCAAGCTCACAGGTAAGCATCCAACCCTGTTGCCCATTCTCTGAGGGCTCAGAGTTCACATCCCTGTTGAATGTGCTGGTGGGCTGTTTGGTGGGAGACCTATTTCCCTGGTTTTTCCTGTCTCTCTCCTTTCACACTGGGCAAGATGTGGACAGAAGAATTTATGGATTTACTCCAGTGATACTGCATGGTACCACATAGGACCCAGGCCACAAAGTCTCTGAGGTATACATAGGTAAGAAGGCCAAGAAGAGAATAAAGACATTACTTCTGTTTTGTTGGTGGAGTGTGCCCCTCACATAAGGTTCCTAAGTCTCTTCTCTAGATGTGAGCAGAGACGCCAAGGTTTCTCGACTTGAACATGTTTGGGCACAGCTCACGCTCACGCATACAGTGACACACACGGTCGAGGCTCAGAAGCTGCCATCAGTTAACGTGGCTGAAGTTGGTGCCAGGTGGAGACAGAGCCTCCTCAACCTCTTGGTAGACTTGCTCAGAGGGGCTCCAGGTAGACAGAAGATTCAGCGACAGGTTTTTCTGCTCTTGCTCAGATGTGACAAGGTGATAGCCCAGCAAATTCATGGTATTCCTGCAGACTTTCTGAAGCCGAGAAACCTTTTCATAAGGCAAGGACCAGCGCCAGGCCTGAGAGACATTGAGGGCATTCCTGGCATTTGTGTGGAAGGCATGCTCACCCATGCCCTTGCCTCGAGTGATGTTGTGCACCCAGGTCTGGAGCTGGGGCAAGAATTTCAACCCTGCATATTCATACATTCGGGCAGTCTGGGCCAGGGGGTCCCGGACCAAGTCCTCATAGCGCACGAGCAAGTAGCGCTGCCTCAGGGCTTTGGGCAAGGACTGCACAGCCTTGAAGATCTCCAGCTGGCTTTGGCAGATGACTTGCATTGCGTAGTAGGGTTGATCCTCCTTTTTGAGTTTCTGCAGATGCTGCCCCATCACAATGTGGCTGTCAATCATGAGTTCATTTGTGGTGTGTTCTCGGGAACGGAACACCGCCCGGGGGTCCCGGACCAGATGCACAATGTGCAGATTGAGGGAAGGGTCTCTCAGCAGCGGGTAGAGCACCTGCAGTTTGAAGAAACGTACCTCCTTGAGCACCACGTGGCTGTAAGTGCGGCAGGCCTTCTCCACCACCTCAAAGGGCTCTTGATTGCACAGAAGCCTACAGTGATCCTGGGGTATGATCTTATCTCGCGGGAAGATGCTGCAGGCAGGTGGAGAACACAGGGCCCGGCTGCCTTCCCACTGGAAGAGGCTGGACTGTTTTCGGGGACCAGGTTTCATGTAGGCATCAAAGACGCTCATGTCACACAGAAAGACGGCCCGTATGAGATCCCGCACTGCCATATGCAACCTCTGGGCAGTACTTTGTGTGAAGGTCATCCAGACGTGCCAGGCGGGCTCCATCAGGTAGAAGACATCTGGGTGCTGTCCAAAAAGCTGCCCTACGAAAGTAGAGCCAGAGCGCCACGAAGACAGGATGAGCACATGCATGTACGCGGGCTTGGGTTCTTCCTTCACCTGCAGGGAGTTGAAGCTGTGGGAGTACAGAAGGATGAAGAGAACAAAGACAGCCGTCTGGGAAGCCAGGAGCAGGAGTAGCTTCATTTTTTTGGGCAGCGTCATGCTGAAGTAGAAGACCTTCAGGAACAAGCAGAGGGGCTATGTCAGGCTCATGTTTTGGTATCTGACTTCCATCCCCTTTCTAGCCAAAGCTACTTTCTCCCTGACCCGCACCAAGGGGCAATGTAGAATGCTGGAGCCTTCTTGCAATGAATTGCACAAATCCTTCTCCAAATTAATTCCTGTCCCTTGCAGTTAGTGTGTCAATAAGCTCTATTTCTTTTTATGCTCTTTCTTTTTAGGCTCTTTACTTTCTCCCTCCTGGTCCTTCTTGTCCATGGAGCTAAAAAAATGTGTGAACTCAGCCATATTTCATGAATATAGGGAAAACAGGTTCACCCTGGTGACACACATGTCTTCACACAGGCCATGTAGGCAAAGCTTAACCACAGTCTGACCCAAGTTTTGGTTGAATGCCCCATGATTCCTTCAGAAACTACGGGAGATAAGCTGACTTCTGAGGAGCTGCCTTGAGGCCCGCCCGCCCACCCCCATCTTGAGGGATAGTGCCAAGGCCATTTCTCACTACCCTCCTTCATCTCAATTAAGCACAGGACTTTCAGTACCCTGCGGGATATGGCTTCAGACTATAAAACTGCTTGGCTTTGGTTTGGAGTTGTCTCCTCAGTGGCAAAGTGCCCGTGGCACCTATCATCTGATCCCCTCTGATTTGGTCTCATCCTGTGGGACTAGGGACATGAGGAGCTGACCCAATGCCGTCCTCGTGTCTGTGTATGTAAGAAACCATCTGAATCTATTTGGGTTGAATCATTGTTGCCTCAGCAGCCAACTGTATGAAACTGTGGCAAGCCAACCTAAGAGCTGCAGTAGTGATGCTGTGGCCTGTTAGCCACTGTGCTGCTGCTTGGGGTAATGTTTGACCACTTGACACAACTTACTCAGGGTTGCTCCTTACAGTTGGGCATGTTGTATACTGCCCAACCCTAGGGAATGCCACTTCATCAAGAATTcaagatatttattatttaacaaaatGTCTGGTAGGTGACAGTTAAGTATCTTTGTTCAGTAGGATAAGTACATTAGGATGGTTTTCCAGTTCTTAGATGTTAAATATCTAGAGAAAGGAATTTCACTTTGTAATTTACACTAAGGCTCAAACAGACAGGTGGCAACGCTGAACTTACTGCCTTCACACCAGGGCTTTGTGTGAAAAGACCACTGTTCCCAGTGCCATGCTAGAATATTATTCCAGGGGAGCTCTTAACTCTCTTTATGGGTTGAGATGACTCTGGATCATTTTGGGTGACTTCCTGGCATAAATAACTATTGAGAGATATAATAGATATTTCACATAgtgtaaaatgttaacagtagcaAGGTGCTAATTTGCATATCACTCTATACTCAAGAAATTCTTCTTCAAGCtttaataaagaagagaaaatatgtttCTAGACAGTAATTGCAGCTGGGTTTAGGATATGCTATTCTCCTGGTGATAGGTCTcatcaccaatttttttttaaagttttgaatagCTAATAGTCACATGGTTCAAATTGTTTTTAAGAGTATCATTATCATGGACATTAAATCAGGCTCAGAATTTAAAAGAAGGCTCCCCAAGATTCCACATGCAGGAAGGGAATAAGGACAGTGCTTGCCAGCCTGTAGCCTAGCCTGTCACACTCCAGGTCTTTTACATATTGAATATTAGGTGAGGGGAAATCCTATGACAACAGTTATGTCTCTGGAGGAGACCTATAGTcataaattagaaaatttctAGAGCTGTTTGTAGGACACACTTTTTAAAAGGGTCATAGAATTTTTCTAGGGGAAAGAACACCTAAGAATTTTACCAGCCGCTGAATCAATAATCTCTTCTCTATTTACTGACAGCTAGTATTTATCTACAAGCTGGTGTTTTATCATCACTATACAGTGAAATATATACTTCCAACACCCGCCCTCCATCTGCCCATTTCCCAACTTGCCCCCAAATAGCAACTGGGTTCATTTTTTAATGTGTCCTTTCAGTTGCTTTATGTGTACACAAGAAAATTCAAATGTATATGTATTcttaatttttcccctttttataacaCAAGAAGTTGCAAGTTATCCACACTGTGCTGCAACTTGCTTTGTTAACTTAACAATATGCCTTGGAGAGCTTTCCATGGGAGTACGTAAATCatttcctcattcctttttacCACTGTGTAGAATTttattgtatagatgtaccacaatttatttaaccagtgtcCACACTGATGagcttttgggttgtttccagtctttcaCCATTTCAAGAATTTCAATAATGACCTTTATGTTCATACATCATTATGTAAGTATGTAAGCTTActccccagaagtgggattgctgaatcaaaCAAAGAGTATGGGTATGTGTACCTTTGGTATCTGTTGTCCAGATGGCCTGCATACTGGTCATAAACCATTCTGTGTGTCTAGAAGTCCAGAGATTATAGAGAGTAAATTTTAGAGGAGGAATTGGGCAGTCACAGATGTGACTCTTGGGGTTTATAGCCTGCTTCCTGAAGAGGTACAGCATGCTTTGCCAGCCCATGGACTTCCCTTGGAAGTCCCCTGAACCTTCTAGGAAGTGTGTAATGACCTCAACCAAACCTTGAGAGGCAACGGCCCAGAAACCCCTCTCTTTCATTCGTTACAACAATGCATTTCCTGCACGTGTGCCAAAAGATCCAGTGAGGATCATCTCTCCTAggtgccaaaaaaaaacccactttgcTATATGCCAGGAAAATGTCCATGAATGGTAATCCTTGTCTTGGCCCTGAAGGTTAGAATGGGGCCAGCTAAGATATGTTC
This genomic window from Mesoplodon densirostris isolate mMesDen1 chromosome 19, mMesDen1 primary haplotype, whole genome shotgun sequence contains:
- the CHST4 gene encoding carbohydrate sulfotransferase 4 produces the protein MTLPKKMKLLLLLASQTAVFVLFILLYSHSFNSLQVKEEPKPAYMHVLILSSWRSGSTFVGQLFGQHPDVFYLMEPAWHVWMTFTQSTAQRLHMAVRDLIRAVFLCDMSVFDAYMKPGPRKQSSLFQWEGSRALCSPPACSIFPRDKIIPQDHCRLLCNQEPFEVVEKACRTYSHVVLKEVRFFKLQVLYPLLRDPSLNLHIVHLVRDPRAVFRSREHTTNELMIDSHIVMGQHLQKLKKEDQPYYAMQVICQSQLEIFKAVQSLPKALRQRYLLVRYEDLVRDPLAQTARMYEYAGLKFLPQLQTWVHNITRGKGMGEHAFHTNARNALNVSQAWRWSLPYEKVSRLQKVCRNTMNLLGYHLVTSEQEQKNLSLNLLSTWSPSEQVYQEVEEALSPPGTNFSHVN
- the LOC132480885 gene encoding probable protein BRICK1 → MVGQEDPVQREIRQDWANWEYIEVITSSIFADFLNSFHRSCRSRLATLNEKWTALEQRIEDNE